Proteins found in one Syntrophorhabdaceae bacterium genomic segment:
- the ribD gene encoding bifunctional diaminohydroxyphosphoribosylaminopyrimidine deaminase/5-amino-6-(5-phosphoribosylamino)uracil reductase RibD has product MKDEQYIRMTLSLAKKGFGSTSPNPMVGAVLVKGKEIVGRGYHKKAGQAHAEVVAINDAQGEARGSTLYINLEPCVHQGKTPPCTDTIIQAGIKRVVVSMVDPNPKVNGRGIEALRKAGIEVKVGVLDEEARRLNEAFVVYMEKKRPFFVMKSAVSLDGKIATKTCDSKWISNEESRKYADRLRSVMDGILVGINTVITDNPLLVPKVIRPKKYPARIILDSKLRIPLACDIAKTSGKYKTLVFTSEDSRADRETKLVSMGIEVIRIPNDGNGRTSLKHVCQELYKRGILSVFVEGGGEVNSALLKEDLLDKVVLFYAPIIIGGKNALNLIGGKGIDFLKDAYRIDVTTIKRFKEDICIEGYVHRNH; this is encoded by the coding sequence GTGAAAGACGAACAGTACATACGCATGACACTTTCTCTTGCAAAAAAAGGATTTGGCTCCACATCGCCGAACCCTATGGTAGGCGCTGTACTCGTAAAAGGGAAAGAGATAGTAGGCAGGGGTTATCATAAAAAGGCAGGCCAGGCCCATGCTGAAGTGGTTGCTATCAATGACGCGCAAGGGGAGGCACGGGGGTCAACCCTTTACATAAACCTGGAACCCTGTGTACACCAGGGCAAAACGCCACCCTGTACGGACACGATAATACAGGCGGGTATCAAGCGGGTGGTTGTTTCCATGGTTGATCCTAATCCAAAGGTGAACGGCAGGGGAATAGAGGCCTTGCGGAAGGCCGGGATTGAGGTGAAGGTAGGCGTTCTTGACGAGGAGGCGAGAAGGCTCAACGAGGCCTTTGTGGTCTACATGGAAAAGAAAAGGCCCTTCTTCGTCATGAAGTCGGCTGTGAGCCTTGACGGAAAGATCGCCACCAAGACCTGTGATTCAAAATGGATATCGAATGAAGAATCAAGGAAGTATGCAGATAGATTACGGTCGGTCATGGACGGCATCCTGGTAGGGATCAACACAGTTATAACGGACAATCCATTGCTGGTCCCAAAGGTCATACGACCGAAGAAATATCCCGCAAGGATAATACTCGACTCCAAGCTCAGGATACCCCTTGCCTGTGATATTGCGAAGACATCCGGAAAGTATAAGACGCTGGTCTTTACTTCAGAGGATTCCAGGGCGGACAGGGAGACAAAACTCGTATCCATGGGGATCGAGGTTATCAGGATCCCGAACGACGGGAATGGCCGGACGTCGTTGAAGCACGTATGCCAGGAACTCTATAAAAGAGGGATCCTGAGTGTCTTTGTCGAAGGCGGCGGGGAGGTCAACAGCGCGCTCCTCAAGGAAGACCTGCTGGATAAGGTGGTTCTCTTTTACGCGCCTATCATTATCGGAGGCAAGAACGCCCTCAATCTCATCGGTGGTAAAGGTATCGATTTTCTGAAGGATGCGTACAGGATCGATGTCACGACCATCAAAAGATTTAAAGAGGATATCTGCATAGAAGGATATGTTCACAGGAATCATTGA
- the nrdR gene encoding transcriptional regulator NrdR produces the protein MKCPFCNDPESKVLDSRMSKEMDTIRRRRECLKCGKRFSTAERLEEGLPLVIKKDDRREDFDRTKILNGLNKACEKRPISITNIEKIVSRIEYNLLEKGEREIKATEIGEMVMDELRKLDEIAYVRFASVYRQFKDINEFMEELKDLLLKKDEE, from the coding sequence ATGAAATGTCCTTTCTGTAATGACCCTGAGAGCAAGGTCCTTGATTCGAGAATGAGCAAAGAGATGGACACTATCCGCAGGCGGCGGGAGTGTCTCAAATGCGGCAAGCGCTTCTCTACGGCAGAGAGGCTTGAGGAGGGTCTGCCGCTTGTTATAAAAAAGGATGACAGGAGGGAGGACTTCGACAGGACCAAGATCCTGAACGGGTTGAACAAGGCCTGCGAAAAGAGACCCATCAGTATAACGAATATAGAGAAGATCGTTTCAAGGATCGAATATAACCTGCTGGAAAAGGGTGAACGAGAGATCAAGGCCACCGAGATCGGTGAGATGGTCATGGACGAACTGAGGAAGCTCGATGAGATAGCCTATGTCCGGTTCGCGTCTGTGTACAGACAGTTCAAGGACATCAATGAATTCATGGAAGAGCTGAAAGATCTGCTCCTTAAAAAGGATGAAGAGTGA
- a CDS encoding riboflavin synthase — protein sequence MFTGIIEDIGIITGINKMSGKWEFAVKTNLSPFDIREGDSVSVNGVCLTATKTGKGTFSADVSLETLDRTTLKEAKVSQRVNIERAMEAGGRFGGHLVTGHVDAIGTIADIKKAGDSTQLSIEVPADITRYFVQKGSVAVDGMSLTVNSQHDNIFTVNIIPHTLSRTTIGEKNLRDRVNIETDIIGKYVESFLIRNKRKGIDLGFLSDHGYVKGDR from the coding sequence ATGTTCACAGGAATCATTGAAGACATCGGAATAATCACCGGCATAAACAAGATGAGCGGGAAATGGGAGTTTGCCGTCAAAACGAATCTTTCGCCTTTTGATATCAGGGAAGGCGACAGTGTTTCTGTCAACGGTGTCTGCCTGACAGCCACAAAGACAGGGAAGGGGACCTTCAGCGCAGACGTGTCCCTCGAGACGCTGGACAGGACTACTCTGAAGGAGGCAAAGGTATCGCAACGGGTCAATATTGAACGTGCGATGGAGGCCGGGGGGAGGTTTGGCGGGCATCTTGTGACCGGTCATGTCGACGCTATCGGGACGATCGCGGATATAAAAAAGGCGGGCGATTCAACCCAACTAAGTATCGAGGTACCGGCCGATATAACAAGGTATTTCGTGCAAAAGGGCTCTGTGGCAGTCGATGGAATGAGCTTGACAGTCAACAGTCAACATGATAATATATTTACAGTTAACATAATTCCACATACTCTATCCAGGACCACCATAGGCGAAAAGAACCTGCGGGACAGAGTAAACATAGAGACCGACATTATCGGCAAATACGTGGAAAGCTTTTTGATCAGAAATAAACGGAAGGGGATAGACCTGGGTTTTCTCTCCGACCATGGATACGTAAAAGGGGACAGGTAA
- a CDS encoding cytidine/deoxycytidylate deaminase family protein, whose translation MKNHRPDWDSYFMEIARIVSKRSTCTRRSVGALIVKNKRILATGYNGAPTGLRHCMDLGCMREQLKVASGERHELCRGLHAEQNAIIQAAYHGVSIAGAQLYSTHLPCSICIKMVINAGIGTVYYLDGYSDELSLQLIKESGIILKKVVLKEDPGKADT comes from the coding sequence ATGAAAAACCACCGCCCTGACTGGGATTCTTATTTTATGGAGATCGCAAGGATTGTTTCGAAACGGTCCACGTGCACAAGAAGGAGCGTGGGGGCCCTTATCGTAAAGAACAAAAGGATCCTTGCCACAGGATACAACGGTGCCCCGACAGGCCTGCGTCACTGCATGGACCTCGGGTGTATGCGTGAACAGCTTAAGGTTGCCTCCGGTGAACGCCATGAACTCTGCAGAGGTCTCCATGCGGAACAGAATGCGATCATACAGGCAGCGTATCACGGTGTGAGTATCGCCGGCGCCCAGCTTTATTCGACCCACCTGCCCTGTTCTATCTGTATAAAGATGGTTATCAACGCAGGTATCGGAACAGTATATTATCTCGATGGTTATTCTGATGAGCTTTCTTTACAATTGATTAAAGAATCCGGCATCATCCTGAAGAAGGTAGTTCTCAAGGAGGACCCCGGGAAGGCGGATACATAA